CACGAAAGCTCTCGCCTATTTCCCGGCGGAAGGGGCTGTCCGCATCATCGATGTGCCGGTGCCTTCCCTGGAAGCGGATGAAGTCCTGGTGAGGATCACCCGGACCGCTTTTTTCCGGAGAGATCGTCTGCTCCTCGAGAGCAGGGATGCCGTGCTCCCGGATGGCGATAAATTCATTATCCCCGGTCACATCGCTTCAGGAAGGGTGGTTGAGATCGGCTCCCTGGTCCGTGAACTTGAGCCGGGAGATCTCGTAGTCCCCACCATCCGGCGGGACTGTGACAGGTGTATCGACGCCAGGAGCGACCTGTGCCCGCACCCTGAACGGTACAGCGACTCGGGTCTCAAGGGAGCACACGGGTTTGCCCGGGAGCTTCTGGTGGTCAAGAGCCGATACCTGGTCAAGATCCCGGAATACCTGGAGGATCTTGCCCTTCTCCTCACCCCCTTGAGCATAGCGGAAAAGGCTCATCACGAGGCGGTCCAGGTGAACCGACGGTACAACTTTTACTGCTACCACGAGTTAGAGGGCACCGCTCCCAGGGCCCTTGTCACCGGCATGGGGCCAGTGGGGATCATGGCCGCATTTCTTTTGTCCCTTTACAATTACCGGTTGACCTTTTTCTGCAGAAGGGAATCGGATGATCTGCGGTCGAAAATATTCGACCCCCTCGAACTCGAATACATCAACACCTGCCGCGTTCCTATCGAACGACTGGAAAAGGCAGGCTACACCTTCGGGCAGATCTTCGAGACCACGGGCGACCCGGCCTACATTGTCCGGGTGATGCCGTTCATGGCCCCCAACGCCGTCATGGTCCTCATGGGCACCCCCGAAAAACTTTCCCGGGAAAACCTCCTCGAAATGGAAGCGAGCTACCTGTTTTCCCGGATGGTCATGGGCAACCAGATCATGGTCGGCAGCATCAAGGCCGGCCGGGACGCCTTCGACTCGGCGGTGAAACATCTCATGGAGCTTGCCGACCTGCACCACGACTCCCTGGCCGCCCTCATGACCCATTCCATCCCCCTGGAAGAGTACCGGCAGCTCCTGGAACTGACCTCGAGGGAGGCCATCCTTCCGGTTTTGGAGCTGACTTAAAACCTCTCCTCAAAAAACGGAGCGGTTTTAAGTAAAATTCCAAATTTGATAGGGTCGCGAAAAGTCCAATCCGGGACTTTTCGCTCCACGGAAAGGGGAAAGCGTGGTTTTCCCTTTCCTTATAAATCAATGACTTACAGTGTGAGTCATTGATTTGGGCGCCCCGCGCGGGGCGCGTTGATGGACTTTTTGCGAGTCCATCAAATTTCGGTTCATCACAATAATGCGTACCTGTGTGTTGTCACTCCAGGACTCTTAAAGGCGATCACCACGGAGCACACAAAGAAAGCCTGAACCTGGGGGAAGACTCAGGCGCGCACCGCAAAACCCCTGAACCCTGGCGCGAAGCGCCCTTCGATCACGCCGTTGGCGTGATAAAGCCGGGCGGAGCGGCCTTTAGCTGACCGCGCTCCCCAGAATCTCGATTGAATTGATTTTCGAGATTCTGGGGATAAAAAAACCCCATTGGCGTGGTAAGTTACGTTTCAAGCTTGAAACGACCCATGACACAATGACAGCCCATGCCGGTCTGGCCCGGGCGAGTTCGCGGAAGGGAGCAGGCTTCCCTTTCTGGTGGACCGTCACCTGCCGTTGCCCGGCAGCGGGGCCGGTTATCGTCCGTCGGAGTTCGTGATGCCATACCCGAAATTCGCCGAAAGCGCCCTTTCGGTCGGGGCTGGACGGTCAACGAGTGACGTAGGGCGGCAAGTTCAACAGCAACACGGCTCCATGCAAAAAATAGCCCCCTCAATGCCCCGACCGGAGGCCAGCCAAAACCAATCGCGGATTTCGGGTGGTTAGTTGGCTTTTTCCTGCAATAGCGTTAATAACTGTTTTTTAGCTGTTAGCTGCCTGTTGGAGATCCATTGAATCCGGAAGAGCCCATCCATAAAAAACCGGGCACCAGCAAGGCTGCCTTAGCCACTACTCTGGCTACAGGAGCGGTCGCCGTGGCTGTGGCGGGAGCCATGGTCATGGGTATTTTGGAGCGGCTCACACCTACACCACCGGTTCAGGTGGAGGTGCTCCGGTCAGCCCTTCCCGACGGGGCGCGTTTTCAGGACCGGTCCGATCCCCTGCCCCACTTTCCAGGTATCGATGGAAATGGGGAGAAAATCGGTGCGGTCATCCTCACCGATGAGCTGGCCCCCTCCGTACAGGGTTATCTCGGCCAGGTGGGAACCGCCGTGGGCCTCACCCCGGACGGACGGATCGCCGCCGTTCGGCCTTTCCGCCACAAGGAGACCCCATACTACATGGAGATGGTGATAACCTCGGGTCTCCTGGATGAGATTGCCGGGATCGACATGGCAAAACCGTTCCCCGACCTAGACGCCGTGTCGGGAGCCACGATAACTTCCCGTGCCCTCATCGAGGATGTCAGGCTCTCCGCCGCCAGGGCCGCACAGGCTCTCTACTCCATCCAGGTCCCCGAACCGGAGGCAAGACAGCGTGGACCGGTACCGTTCTGGAAAGAGAGTCTCCTCGCAGTGACCCTGCTCCTCTCTTTCACAGCCGGCTTTTTGGGAAACGGGTGGTTCAAAAGATACGGGATGGGGCTGCTCACCCTGGCTGTAGTGGGCCTGATCCTCAACACACCCCTCACCCTGTCGGCTATTTCGCGCATCCTGCAGACGAACCTGCCCGGTACCGGCAACTGGGCCTTGCTGCTCCTTGTCCTCTACATCCTCATCTCGTCACCTTTTCAGGGAAGGGCCTACTGCCGCCACGTCTGTCCCTTCGGGACGCTCCAGGTGCTGCTCCATCGCCTTTCACCCATGCAGGTCAGGGTGCCTTCCGGTGTCAACGTCTGGCTGCCGGCTATTAAACGGGCCTTTGCCGCCCTGCTGATCTGTATCGGTATCTGGGGCGGGATGGGAGGGTTTACGGAAATCGAGCCCTTTTTCAGCCTTTTTTCCTTCAACCTGACACCCCTCCTGTGGATGATGGTGATATTCGTACTTGCGGTTTCGATTTTCTGGAGACGGTTCTGGTGCAACACCCTGTGTCCGACGGGCACCCTGCTGGCCCTTTATTGCAGGGCCACCCGGCACGGGAAGGGGAAAAGGGATGAAACGATCCAGGAGTCTGCTGAAGAGATATAATAGATTCTTGAATATCGTTTGTCGGAAAACCATGAACGACTGGACTCACGCCAGCATAATTTTAAATGAGTTTCAAATTGTAATAAAAAAACTCGAGAGAAACTTAAGATGAAAAAACGCATTTCCCGACAAATTTTCAAGCAGCGTGCCGAGGTTTCCAGGCACGCTGCTCGGGAACTGTCCGGAGGGTGGGCGGTGTTACTGCTGATCATCACAGTACTCATGGCCCTGGCCGTCGGCTGGCACCGCGAGATCGCCTCCAGATACCCGATATCGGACCTGCCCTTCGTGGATCTTCAGCGTCTTTCAAATCAGATCGAATCGGGCAACGTCGGTAAAACAGGAGCGCTGTATTACAGGAAAAGTGATGCTGGGGCTGATACCACCGAGATCCGTTGAGTGCACCTTGTGCCCGAAATTGTGCCGCCTGGCCGAGGGCCAGCGCGGGGATTGCCGGGTACGGTACAACGACGGGGGGAACCTTTACTCCCTTGTCTACGGGAAAGTGTGCTCGGTCCATGTCGATCCTGTGGAAAAGAAACCGATGTACCATTTCCTCCCGGGCTCCGGGGCCTTTTCCGTTGCCACCGCCGGATGCAACCTCCACTGCCTGTTCTGCCAGAATTGGGAGATATCCCAGGCCGATCCGGAGGATCTCAACAATTCCGATCTGCCTCCGGAAAAAGCCGTAACCCTGGCTGCCAAAGCCGGTTGCGCTTCCATCGCCTATACCTATTCGGAACCTGTGATCTTTTACGAATATCTGGAGGATACCGCCGCCCTGGCCCGGGAAAGGGGCATCCGCAACATCATGGTCACCGCGGGGTTCATCAACCGGGACCCCCTCCGCCGCCTCTGCAAGATCGTGGACGGCGCCAACGTGGACCTGAAGGGGTTCACGGAAAAATATTACAGGGAAGTCTGTTTCGGGAACCTGCGCACCGTCCTGGACACCCTGGTCACCATGCGGAAAGAGGGTGTCGTCCTTGAAGTGACCAACCTCATCGTTCCCACCCTCAACGACGGGATGAACACCATCAGCCAGATGTGCCGGTGGATTGTGTCCGAACTGGGAGACGAGGTGCCCCTTCATTTTTCCCGCTTCTCACCCATGTACCGGCTCAAGGACCTTCCGCCCACCCCCGTCCAGACCCTGAGAAGGGCACGGGAGACCGCCCTGGAGGCGGGGCTGAAGTACGTGTACACGGGCAACGTGCCCGGGGACCCCGGGGAGGACACCTTCTGTCCCTCCTGCGGGAAGATGGTCATCGACCGCCACGGGTACCGCATCCTGAAGTACGACGTGGTGGACGGGAAGTGTAAATATTGCGGCCAAAAAATCTACGGATTATTTTAGGCCGCAGCACGAAGCGCAAAGTTCGAAGAACGAAGGAAGATGGACTCGCAAAAAGTCCATCAACGCACCCCGCGCGGGGTGCCCAAATCAATGACCTGTACCGTAAGTCATTGATTTGTAAGGAAAGGGAAAACGACGCTTTTCCCTTTCCGTTGAGCAAAAAGTCCCGGATCGGACTTTTTGCGACCCTGTCAAGGAAGAGCTTGCAAAAAAGTCCTTCCATTGAATCATTCCCTTTGTTCTTAAGTAACATGAGGGCAACCTAAAATGAAACATAACGCGTCAAATCCGGACAAAAAAAGCAAAGGAAATAGCAGCGACCTCCCTTCGCGCTTCGCTCTTCGCGCTTCGTGCTGTCCTGACTTTACGAAGGGTATACAGATAATATCGAGAAGGGACCTGATTCGTATGTTCGCAGGTCTTTCAATAATTGCACTCGTCCCATTCCGCTGGTCGGTTCGTAAAGTCAGGACTTCCGTGAGCCGGAAGGAAGCGTCCTTTTACAGGAAGCTGGTCGTCGCCGGGGTCTGCCTCCTCCCACTGGCCCTCACCCCTTCCATTGCTTCCGCAAAATCAGTGTTTGAGCCCGTTGTCGCTGGCGGGTTCTACCCGGCCGACGCGGCAAAGCTGCGAGCCCTGGTGCGCTCCTGCATCGACAGCGCCGGCCTGCCGTCGGTCAAGGGGGAGATCCTGGGCCTCGTCGCCCCCCATGCCGGTTACGTCTATTCCGGGCCGGTGGCCGGGTACGCCTACAGGGAGCTCAAGGGCAGGAAGTACGACATCGTTGTCATCATGGCCCCGTCCCACACCGCCCCCCTGAACGGGGTGTCCATCCTGGATGTGGACGCCTACCGCACACCGCTGGGGGAGGTTCCTGTCGACAGGAAATCGGTGCGGGCCCTCATCGACCAGATCCCATGGATCAGCCACGTCCCGGCCCTTTTCACCCGGGAGCACTCCATGGAGGTCCAGCTGCCGTTCCTCCAGGTGGCCCTCGAGCCGGGCTTTTCCATCGTCCCTGCCGTCATGGGAACGGCGGACCCCGACCTTGCCACCGCCTTCGCCACTGTACTGGCCCGCCAGTTCCGGGGCCGGAAAGTCCTTTTCGTGGCCAGTTCCGACATGTCCCACTATCTGGAGTACGATGCGGCCAAAATCAAAGACACCGGAACCCTGAAGATCATCGGCAACGGGGAGATCGACACATTATATCGCCGGTGTTCCACCCGGGAATCGGAGCTGTGCGGCCTGGGCCCGGTGCAGACGGTCATGCACCTCGCCGAAAAGATGGGGATCGAGGGGGGGACACTGCTCAGGTACTCCAACTCCGGTGACACCGCGGGAAACCGGACAAGGGTGGTGGGGTACGGCTCCTTCGCTTTCGTGAACCCGGCAGGGGAGCTGGCCCTGGCCGACAAGCAGGCCCTTTTGGTCCTGGCCCGGAATACCCTGGAGCAGTACGTGCGGACCGGCAAACGTCCCGACATCGTGCCCGGCTCATCGGCACTAAAGGAACCAGGGGCTGCTTTTGTCACCCTGAAGCGCCGGGGTGAGCTGCGTGGCTGCATCGGCCAGCTGAGGCCCACCATGCCCCTCTATCAGTCCGTGGTGGAGATGGCGGTCTCCTCGTGCAGCAGGGACATGCGCTTTACGCCGGTCAAGGCTGAAGAGCTTCCCGATATCCGGGTCGAGGTCTCGGTGATGTCGCCCTTCATGAAGGTGGGCGGCGTCGAGGAGGTCGAGGTGGGGCGGGACGGCCTTTACCTGACCTGGCATGGAAGGAGCGGCGTGCTCCTGCCACAGGTCCCGGGAGAGCAGGGGTGGGACAGGGGGGAGTATCTCAAGGCGATCTGCAGGAAGGCGGGGCTGCCGGATAAGACATGGGAGAAACCTGGCGCAGAGCTTTACAGGTTTAGCGCCCAGGTGTTCAGTGAGTAAAGCGCCCGAGAACCGTTTTATAACGGCCACCAATAGCACATCATCTGTCCCTCGACTTCGCTCGCGGTTCGACAAAGCTCACCGTCCTGAGTTTATCGAAGGAGGACCCTGAGCCTGTCGAACGGGCTGCGTTCTCACCCCTCGGAAACCCTCGAAGTACCCGGCAACGGACGTCTTCCGCCTTCGCTAAAGCTACGGCGTGACAAGCCGGTTTCCTCGGGGTTCTGGCCTTGCATCTGACGCACTCTTGGCGGCCTCACTTTAAATGAGGTGCGTACTTTCTGATATTCGGGAACGGCACTGTACCGGTTTGCCGCTCAGGTTTTTCCGGGATGATCCAAAATCCTGATTTCACCGGAGAGAACGCGAAAGAGGTCGTACTGTGGTAAGTTAGCCTTTGACCTCCTTTGTAAGCTTTGCCATTCACCTAGGAGTCTGTCGGAGAACCTCATACAGACTCCTAGCTGGAGTTTATCGGAAAATGGCATGTTTAAAAAAACCAAGCAATTCGGATAGTTACAACCGACTTTAATAAAAAGAATCATCTTCCGACAAACATATCTAGCAGCGTATCGGGGTTTTCCGACACGCTGCTAGGGTGTCATTCAAATCATATAGTAACGTTAAATATCCTTCCTGTGTCCGATCCAGAGAACCACTACCTCAGCCTTTCCCTGACCCCACAGTCTACCCGACGTACAGTTTTTCCCTTGCATGGATTCCCCTAAAAAGAGGTTGGACCGCGACTTGCAAACTCAGGGGTGAAATCAGTGATTTGCGACGGTTCGAATTCGAAAAAAGGAGGAAGTGATGAAAAAAGTAATAATGTTTTCGACACTCGTGATCCTTGTGCTGATCTACCGGCCAGCCGGAGCGGGATGGCTTGGCGACACACTGAACAGCGCAATAAAGGGGGCTGGAAAGGACATCGTTTACGATGCGGTGGATTCCGCTTCCGGCAGCGCTTATCGGAAGGTGAAGAATAACCTTGCGGGGGAAGCGTCCGGAAACCCGGACACCGCTGTCCGGCCCGACGCGGAGGCGGCTGCCGGGGTACCGGCTTTCAATTCGCCCGAAGGCACCATTCGGGGAGAGGAAAGGTACAGCCGGTTCGATTTCATCCCGGGATCCAAGGTCCTTTTCTTTGACGATTTTTCCGACACTGAGGTGGGCGGGTTCCCCATGCGATGGACCCTCGAAGGGCCAAACGGCGGGGGCAACACCCTGGATGTGATCTCCTGGGCCGGGAGCCATTATTTCCGGAGTCGACCAGCGGGAGAGGGAAACGGCCAAAGTTGCACCGGTTCCTATCTGCGGTTGAAAGGTCTGAAAGATCTTCCCCAGCGGTTCACAATCGAGTTCGACGCCATCCTTGCCGGAGAACAAACGAGTTGGGAGAAAGCCTATGGGATTCTGCTGCTCAGCGACGTATACGATCCCCATGACTCTCCAAACCCTGTTTTCCCGGGGAATTCCGGAACATTCTATTTTTCGGACATATTTGCACGATCCGCTCACTCTGAATCCGAATTCCTCATCCAGGACCAACTGCCCCACCACATCGCGATTACTGTTGATGGCACGGCGGCCAAGGCCTACGTCGACGGCGACCTGGTGATTAACGACCCTGAAGCGGTCAACCGTCCTATTAGCCTGGTAGGCATGTATTGGGAGATTTCGTTGGAGCACAGCGTGGATTGGTTCATGTTTACAAATTTTCGTCTGGCGGAAGGAGGAAAGGAATTCGGGCAGGTGTTGGAAACCGACGGGAGATTTATCGCTCCGGGCATCCGTTTCGACACGGGATCAGCGATCCTCCTTCCTGAATCCCTCCCCACCCTTCGTTCCATTCAGGCCCTGCTCCAGGAGCAGCCGTCACTTCCCTTCCTCATTGAGGGGCACACGGACAACCAGGGCGGAGACCAGGTCAACGAGCCTCTCTCGCAGGAGCGGGCGGAGGCGGTGCGGGATTGGCTCATGGTCCAGGGGATCGAGCCGAATCGCCTGGTTGCGAGGGGTTTCGGGTCACGCAGGCCGCGCAGCACCAACGACAACCCGGAAGGACGCAGCCTCAACCGCCGGGTGGAATTCGTCCGGCAATAGGCCAGCCGGAGCATGGCGCCGGTCTAGTTTGTCATGCACCTGGCCAAAAAGATGGGGATCGGGGACGGGGCACTTCTTAAATATACATCCGGGCTTGACGCGGCCGTTGGAGGGGGGTCCGGAATGACGGCTTTTCTCATCTTCCCCTCTTTACCGCCTCGGCATCGAATACCACGTCCCCTTGCCGGTGCCGTGCTGTTCCAGACGGCCCTGTTTCGCCAGGCGTCGGAAGTGTACCTTGAGCGTGTTACGGTTCGCCCCGGTCACGGTGACAGCCTCGGCCATCGTCAGCCTCCCCCGCTCCCTGATTACCTGAATAATCCGGGAGGACAGGGCCGGAATCCTGTCCAGTTCCTTTTCACGATTCAGCTTTCTCGCCAGGTTATCCTTTTGCGCCTTGAGCGCTTTCAGGAAGAAAAGGATCCAGTTGTCCAGGTTCTCATCCCCGGTCCTGATCCCCGACTGGGACGACCTGAGCGCCCTATAGTACTCGTCCTTGTTCTCTTCCACCACACGCTCAAGGGAGCTGTAGGGGACATAACCGTACCCGTTCCTGAGCAGCAAGAGTGTGGTCAGGATGCGGGAAAGGCGCCCGTTGCCGTCTTGAAAAGGGTGAATAGCCAGGAAGTGGATAACGAAGGCGGCGATGACGAGCAGGGGATGAAGGTCATCCTGATCAAAAGCCTGGTTGACGCTCTCAACCAACCGGCCCATCAACCCGGGAGTATCGAACGGCGTGGCGGTTTCAAACACAACCCCCAGGCTGTTCCCTTCCTTGTCGAAGGCTTCCACATGATTGGGATGTTTCTTGTACTCACCCCTGTGCGGCGCGTCGCGGACGCTGTAGCGAAGCCCGATCCCGTGGAGTTGCCTGATGTGATTCTCGTCCAGTGGAATGTGCTCCCATGAGTCGAACACGGTGTTCATGGCCTCGGCGTATCCGGCAACTTCTTCCTCGTCCCGGGACCTGAAGGAGATGGTGTCAAGACCGCTCAGGAGAGACTCGACCTGCGCATCCGTGAGCCTGGCCCCCTCGATCCGTGTGGATGAACCGACAGACTCGATAAAGGCGACCCGGCGCAGTCCAGCCACAGCGTCTGGCGGGAGGTGCTCGAGCATGATCCACCGCCCCTTGAACTCGTCGATCCCGGCGATAAGCTTGAGGATCTCCGGGGTGATTTTGAAGACATGGTCATGGATCATGTCAGGACCTCCTCACCCACAACAATACCCAAAAACACCCAGTTGTCAAGGGCAACGACACCCATATATACACCCGTAATCACCCTAAAAGCACATTGGCATGCACGAAGCGCCCTTCGTCAAGCCTTCCTGTCGCGGCATAGTCACGCCTTTTGCGTGACGAAGACGGATGGCGTAATCGAAGGACGTACCTTGGGTTAATCCTTTTCTCCTGGATTCCCGCTTTCGCGGGAATGACGAAAACTTCCCCCCAGCTTTCGTTTTCACTTTGCGAAACTTTGCGTACTTTGCGGTGAGTCCGCTTTTGGTCTTCCCTGCGTCTCTGCGTGAGCCCGCTTTTGCCGCTTAGAAACCGCGCCTTCCCCCAGATTAAAGTCTTCCTCTGTGTCCTCTGTGCCTGGTGGTGAAAGCCCTTCAGGTTTTAGCGGCACACGCCTGCGCCTACCCCCGGATTCAGCCTTTCTCAGCGTTCTCTGCGCACTCTCCGGTAAAATTTAGGCTCTTACGCCAAACGGCCTGAGATTGCTTCGCTTGCTAATAGCTCGCAATGACAGTCGTTTTTCTCTGCGTTCCCTGCTTGTCCGCCATAGCCTCCGGCGACGGCGGACGGTAATCAGCTCTCACCGCTTTTTCAGGACCCGCGTTTCCCGGGATCGCTTCACCTGATTTGCAGTTCGCGATGACAGCGTTTAAACCATGCCCCCCGGCTTTTGGTTTCCCCTGTGTAACCCTGCCTGCCACGTCGTAGATTTATGCGAAGACGGGTGGTGCAGCCTGGGATTGGCTGTGCTGTGGTAAGTTAGCTTTTGATCTTCCCCCTCACCCCGACCCTCTCCCGCGGCGGGGAGAGGGAGAGAAAGGTGCCTTCAGCGGCCCTTACCTATTGATAGGCCCGCCGCGATGGCCACCGAGAGCAACAAGCAGTACCGGATCGGGGCGTACAACCCGATGGCAAGGGGCAGCACCAGTCCGCACACAACCGTCCCGAGAGCGGCTCCGAGAAGGTCCACGCCGTAGGCGGCCCCGCCCGGATATTTCACCCCGGCGGACTCCAGCAGGGCGCTGCCCGCTCCGAAGCTCATGCCCGTCAGCAAGCCGGCCCCGGTCATGAGGAGAAGGTAAAGAAGGAGGCCGGCCCATTCCTGGAGCACCCAACCAGGATCGATCCACACCGTGACCGTCACGAGCAGGAAGTATCCTGTCCACAGCCACGCCGTTCGAGAGGGCTGAGCGTCCCGGACCATGGCCCCGAGTGCCATTCCCACCATAAAAAAGGCTAGCAGCAGAGCCATGCGGGAGTAGAGGTAGCCGAAACCCGTCTGGTACAGGTACATGAGCGCCGTTTCCGCCGCGATCCCCGAAAATCCTCCCAGGAAGAGGACCAACAATCCCCTCGTGGTCTCACTCCTCATAGTCCCGGCGCCAAAACCACCAAAGATCACCATCACAAGAACAGCTACAAACAGGTACCACGCAACACCGTTTCCGATGGCTGACAGAAGCCCGGCGTCGGCGGTGCGGCCTCTCCACAGGGTGAGACGGTATCCCACGGCCGAGGGGACGAGATCGGCATTGGGACGGACATCTCCGGAGTCAGACAGGGCCTGGCTGACAGCCTCCATCCTGTCCTTCGAGAGATCGGCAGACAGATACTCCGGGACCATGAAGCGAAGATCCAGATTTCGTTCAAGGGCTATGGAAGCGGCAAGGT
The genomic region above belongs to bacterium and contains:
- the amrB gene encoding AmmeMemoRadiSam system protein B, encoding MSRKEASFYRKLVVAGVCLLPLALTPSIASAKSVFEPVVAGGFYPADAAKLRALVRSCIDSAGLPSVKGEILGLVAPHAGYVYSGPVAGYAYRELKGRKYDIVVIMAPSHTAPLNGVSILDVDAYRTPLGEVPVDRKSVRALIDQIPWISHVPALFTREHSMEVQLPFLQVALEPGFSIVPAVMGTADPDLATAFATVLARQFRGRKVLFVASSDMSHYLEYDAAKIKDTGTLKIIGNGEIDTLYRRCSTRESELCGLGPVQTVMHLAEKMGIEGGTLLRYSNSGDTAGNRTRVVGYGSFAFVNPAGELALADKQALLVLARNTLEQYVRTGKRPDIVPGSSALKEPGAAFVTLKRRGELRGCIGQLRPTMPLYQSVVEMAVSSCSRDMRFTPVKAEELPDIRVEVSVMSPFMKVGGVEEVEVGRDGLYLTWHGRSGVLLPQVPGEQGWDRGEYLKAICRKAGLPDKTWEKPGAELYRFSAQVFSE
- a CDS encoding OmpA family protein — translated: MKKVIMFSTLVILVLIYRPAGAGWLGDTLNSAIKGAGKDIVYDAVDSASGSAYRKVKNNLAGEASGNPDTAVRPDAEAAAGVPAFNSPEGTIRGEERYSRFDFIPGSKVLFFDDFSDTEVGGFPMRWTLEGPNGGGNTLDVISWAGSHYFRSRPAGEGNGQSCTGSYLRLKGLKDLPQRFTIEFDAILAGEQTSWEKAYGILLLSDVYDPHDSPNPVFPGNSGTFYFSDIFARSAHSESEFLIQDQLPHHIAITVDGTAAKAYVDGDLVINDPEAVNRPISLVGMYWEISLEHSVDWFMFTNFRLAEGGKEFGQVLETDGRFIAPGIRFDTGSAILLPESLPTLRSIQALLQEQPSLPFLIEGHTDNQGGDQVNEPLSQERAEAVRDWLMVQGIEPNRLVARGFGSRRPRSTNDNPEGRSLNRRVEFVRQ
- a CDS encoding 4Fe-4S binding protein, which translates into the protein MNPEEPIHKKPGTSKAALATTLATGAVAVAVAGAMVMGILERLTPTPPVQVEVLRSALPDGARFQDRSDPLPHFPGIDGNGEKIGAVILTDELAPSVQGYLGQVGTAVGLTPDGRIAAVRPFRHKETPYYMEMVITSGLLDEIAGIDMAKPFPDLDAVSGATITSRALIEDVRLSAARAAQALYSIQVPEPEARQRGPVPFWKESLLAVTLLLSFTAGFLGNGWFKRYGMGLLTLAVVGLILNTPLTLSAISRILQTNLPGTGNWALLLLVLYILISSPFQGRAYCRHVCPFGTLQVLLHRLSPMQVRVPSGVNVWLPAIKRAFAALLICIGIWGGMGGFTEIEPFFSLFSFNLTPLLWMMVIFVLAVSIFWRRFWCNTLCPTGTLLALYCRATRHGKGKRDETIQESAEEI
- a CDS encoding alcohol dehydrogenase catalytic domain-containing protein encodes the protein MTSQTTKALAYFPAEGAVRIIDVPVPSLEADEVLVRITRTAFFRRDRLLLESRDAVLPDGDKFIIPGHIASGRVVEIGSLVRELEPGDLVVPTIRRDCDRCIDARSDLCPHPERYSDSGLKGAHGFARELLVVKSRYLVKIPEYLEDLALLLTPLSIAEKAHHEAVQVNRRYNFYCYHELEGTAPRALVTGMGPVGIMAAFLLSLYNYRLTFFCRRESDDLRSKIFDPLELEYINTCRVPIERLEKAGYTFGQIFETTGDPAYIVRVMPFMAPNAVMVLMGTPEKLSRENLLEMEASYLFSRMVMGNQIMVGSIKAGRDAFDSAVKHLMELADLHHDSLAALMTHSIPLEEYRQLLELTSREAILPVLELT
- the amrS gene encoding AmmeMemoRadiSam system radical SAM enzyme, which gives rise to MLGLIPPRSVECTLCPKLCRLAEGQRGDCRVRYNDGGNLYSLVYGKVCSVHVDPVEKKPMYHFLPGSGAFSVATAGCNLHCLFCQNWEISQADPEDLNNSDLPPEKAVTLAAKAGCASIAYTYSEPVIFYEYLEDTAALARERGIRNIMVTAGFINRDPLRRLCKIVDGANVDLKGFTEKYYREVCFGNLRTVLDTLVTMRKEGVVLEVTNLIVPTLNDGMNTISQMCRWIVSELGDEVPLHFSRFSPMYRLKDLPPTPVQTLRRARETALEAGLKYVYTGNVPGDPGEDTFCPSCGKMVIDRHGYRILKYDVVDGKCKYCGQKIYGLF
- a CDS encoding Fic family protein, producing MIHDHVFKITPEILKLIAGIDEFKGRWIMLEHLPPDAVAGLRRVAFIESVGSSTRIEGARLTDAQVESLLSGLDTISFRSRDEEEVAGYAEAMNTVFDSWEHIPLDENHIRQLHGIGLRYSVRDAPHRGEYKKHPNHVEAFDKEGNSLGVVFETATPFDTPGLMGRLVESVNQAFDQDDLHPLLVIAAFVIHFLAIHPFQDGNGRLSRILTTLLLLRNGYGYVPYSSLERVVEENKDEYYRALRSSQSGIRTGDENLDNWILFFLKALKAQKDNLARKLNREKELDRIPALSSRIIQVIRERGRLTMAEAVTVTGANRNTLKVHFRRLAKQGRLEQHGTGKGTWYSMPRR